A window of the Salvelinus fontinalis isolate EN_2023a chromosome 26, ASM2944872v1, whole genome shotgun sequence genome harbors these coding sequences:
- the LOC129824505 gene encoding proteoglycan 4-like translates to MAVRWCSFGFVLLVVFACCADAQPNLRFPSNNNPQPQITTSTPRQPQWPEPQWPQLQTHQRSEPQRPQLLTPQRPETQRPQLQTHQRPEPQGPQLQTIQRPEPQRPQLQTPQMPQLQTSQRPEPQRPQLQTPQRPEPQRPQLQTPQRPEPQRPQQQTPQRQESQGPQQQAPQRPNQQTSQRPEPQGPQLQTPLRPEPQRPQLQTPQRPEPQRPEHQWPQQQTPQRPEPQWPQLQIPHRPELQWPQQQTPQRPVIQGPQLQTPQRPEHQWPQQQTPQRPALQWPQQQTPQSPVIQWPQLQTPQRPEPQRPQPQTPQRPEPQRPQQQTPQRPQPQRPQQQTPRRQEPHGPQQQTPHRPELQWPQQQTPQRPEHQWPQQQTPQRPALQWPQQQTPQSPVIQWPQLQTPQRPEPQRPQLQTPQRPEPQWPQQQTPQRQEPHGPQQQTPHRPVIQGPQLQTPQRPDPQWPQLQTPQRPGPQRPQLQTPQRPEPQWPQQQTPQRQEPHGPQQQTPHRPALQWPAATTPPDQRCQVQVRDTVQCGTPDITPSQCQAIDCCFNGQQCYYGKAVTVQCTKDAQFVVVVARDATWPKIDIDSISLLGGNDSPCSPVGITSAFAIYQFPVTACGTTLKEESGYVVYENRMVSSYNVGMGPRGSITRDSHFELLFQCKYSATAVQALVIEVNTVPAPASVAAPGPLRVELRLAKGTCDTKGCNDESRSFTLYYTEEDYPITKVLRQPVNVEVRILERKDPNLFLMLEHCWTTSAPSPVSMPQWDLIIEDCSYPNDNYLTTMVPVERSSGLLYPNHYKRFTLEMFTFVDHTLSPQKERIFIHCSTSVCYPTPEVSCEPKCNRQRRDVAAAQRKTTQSAVVSSGEVVLVDKKPVYPSDH, encoded by the exons ATGGCAGTGAGGTGGTGTTCCTTTGGGTTTGTGTTGTTGGTAGTGTTTGCGTGTTGTGCTGATGCACAGCCTAACTTGAGGTTTCCTTCAAACAACAACCCCCAACCCCAAATTACAACCTCTACGCCTAGACAGCCCCAGTGGCCAGAGCCCCAGTGGCCACAGCTGCAGACTCACCAGAGATCAGAGCCCCAGAGGCCACAGCTGCTGACtccccagagaccagagacccagAGGCCACAGCTGCAGACTCACCAGAGACCAGAGCCCCAGGGGCCACAGCTACAGACTATCCAGAGACCAGAGCCCCAGAGGCCACAGCTGCAGACTCCCCAGATGCCACAGCTGCAGACTTCTCAGAGACCAGAACCCCAGAGGCCACAGCTGCAGACTCCTCAGAGACCAGAGCCCCAGAGGCCACAGCTGCAGACTCCTCAGAGACCAGAGCCCCAGAGGCCACAGCAGCAGACTCCCCAGAGACAAGAGTCCCAGGGGCCACAGCAGCAGGCTCCCCAGAGGCCAAATCAGCAGACATCCCAGAGACCAGAGCCCCAGGGGCCACAGCTACAGACTCCCCTGAGACCAGAGCCCCAGAGACCACAGCTGCAGActccccagaggccagagccCCAGAGGCCAGAGCACCAGTGGCCACAGCAGCAGActccccagaggccagagccCCAGTGGCCACAGCTACAGATTCCCCATAGGCCAGAGCTCCAGTGGCCACAGCAGCAGACTCCTCAGAGGCCAGTGATCCAGGGGCCACAGCTGCAGACTCCGCAGAGGCCAGAGCACCAGTGGCCACAGCAACAGACTCCACAGAGACCAGCGCTCCAGTGGCCACAGCAGCAGACTCCTCAGAGCCCAGTGATCCAGTGGCCACAGCTGCAGACTCCCCAGAGGCCAGAACCCCAGAGGCCACAGCCACAGACTCCCCAGAGACCAGAGCCCCAGAGACCACAGCAGCAGACTCCCCAGAGACCACAGCCCCAGAGACCACAGCAGCAGACTCCCCGGAGGCAAGAGCCACATGGGCCACAGCAACAGACTCCCCATAGGCCAGAGCTCCAGTGGCCACAGCAGCAGACTCCGCAGAGGCCAGAGCACCAGTGGCCACAGCAACAGACTCCCCAGAGACCAGCGCTCCAGTGGCCACAGCAGCAGACTCCTCAGAGCCCAGTGATCCAGTGGCCACAGCTGCAGACTCCCCAGAGGCCAGAACCCCAGAGGCCACAGTTACAGACTCCCCAAAGGCCAGAGCCCCAGTGGCCACAGCAGCAGACTCCCCAGAGGCAAGAGCCACATGGGCCACAGCAACAGACTCCCCATAGGCCAGTGATCCAGGGGCCACAGCTGCAGACTCCCCAGAGGCCAGATCCCCAGTGGCCACAGCTGCAGACTCCCCAGAGGCCAGGTCCCCAGAGGCCACAGTTACAGACTCCCCAAAGGCCAGAGCCCCAGTGGCCACAGCAGCAGACTCCCCAGAGGCAAGAGCCACATGGGCCACAGCAACAGACTCCCCATAGGCCAGCGCTCCAGTGGCCAGCAGCAACCACACCtccagatcagagatgtcaagtaCAGGTTCGGGATACAGTGCAATGTGGAACCCCAGATATTACTCCATCTCAATGTCAGGCTATCGACTGCTGCTTCAATGGACAGCAGTGCTACTATGGGAAGGCAG tGACTGTGCAGTGTACCAAGGATGCtcagtttgtggtggtggtggccagGGATGCCACTTGGCCCAAAATAGACATTGACTCCATCAGTCTGTTGGGGGGAAATGACAGCCCATGCAGTCCTGTTGGCATCACTTCAGCCTTCGCCATTTACCAGTTCCCTGTCACTGCCTGTGGCACCACTCTaaag GAGGAAAGTGGTTATGTGGTTTATGAGAACAGGATGGTATCTTCCTATAACGTGGGGATGGGACCTCGAGGCTCTATCACCAGGGACAGCCATTTTGA GTTGCTGTTCCAGTGTAAGTACTCTGCCACTGCAGTACAGGCTCTGGTTATTGAGGTGAACACTGTTCCTGCACCCGCTTCTGTTGCTGCTCCGGGACCCCTCAGAGTGGAACTCAGACTGGCCAAAGGAACATGCGACACCAAGGGATGTAATGACG AGTCGAGATCCTTCACATTGTATTACACTGAGGAAGACTACCCTATCACTAAAGTCTTGAGGCAGCCTGTGAACGTTGAGGTTCGCATCCTGGAGAGGAAGGATCCCAACCTGTTCCTGATGCTGGAGCACTGCTGGACCACCTCTGCCCCCAGCCCTGTCAGCATGCCCCAGTGGGATCTCATCATTGAAGA ttGTTCCTACCCGAATGATAATTACCTGACCACCATGGTTCCTGTGGAACGTTCCTCTGGCCTTCTGTACCCCAACCACTACAAACGCTTTACCCTCGAGATGTTCACCTTTGTGGATCACACTCTGTCTCCCCAGAAAGAGCGG ATTTTCATCCACTGTAGTACATCTGTGTGTTACCCTACTCCAGAGGTCTCCTGTGAACCGAAATGCAACAGGCAAA GGAGAGATGTTGCTGCTGCTCAGAGGAAGACTACACAGTCTGCTGTGGTCTCCAGTGGAGAAGTGGTCCTGGTTGACAAAAAGCCTGTCTACCCTTCAGACCACTAA